One genomic window of Entelurus aequoreus isolate RoL-2023_Sb linkage group LG07, RoL_Eaeq_v1.1, whole genome shotgun sequence includes the following:
- the LOC133652968 gene encoding galactose-specific lectin nattectin-like, which produces MAVALRVFFLLCGICGLMTGGSADAVVKVPSCPKDYTRVDDRCFIFIHSERTFADAQLACEALGANLASVNSAVENAVILELINIAKGDRLEPTWIGFNDIVVDGTFEWTDGTTPSFTNFRGADPSDNGPLDCVVINEDDDAPSGGAPAVVFWDAVDCTEEHFFVCAKCPV; this is translated from the exons ATGGCCGTTGCTCTTCGCGTGTTCTTCCTCCTTTGCGGGATCTGCGGTCTGATGACCGGAGGC AGCGCCGATGCCGTGGTGAAAG TTCCTTCCTGTCCAAAGGACTATACTCGCGTAGACGACCGCTGTTTCATTTTTATACACTCAGAGAGAACCTTTGCTGATGCCCAG TTGGCCTGCGAAGCTCTTGGAGCGAATCTGGCTTCGGTTAATTCCGCAGTAGAAAACGCGGTCATCCTGGAGCTCATCAACATTGCCAAGGGTGACCGGCTTGAACCAACCTGGATTGGATTCAACGACATTGTTGTG GATGGCACCTTTGAGTGGACTGATGGAACTACACCATCCTTTACTAACTTCCGTGGTGCCGACCCTTCTGATAATGGACCCCTGGACTGTGTGGTGATAAACGAAGATGATGACGCTCCTTCTGGTG GCGCTCCTGCAGTGGTATTCTGGGATGCAGTCGACTGCACGGAGGAACATTTCTTTGTGTGCGCCAAATGTCCCGTATAG